One window of Brachionichthys hirsutus isolate HB-005 chromosome 21, CSIRO-AGI_Bhir_v1, whole genome shotgun sequence genomic DNA carries:
- the LOC137910302 gene encoding retinol dehydrogenase 13-like produces MNRYILPLSVFGTVIGGAVLLKNHVTGGRCPSQATINGKTVIITGANAGIGKETARELARRGGRIIMGCRNMEKCEAAAKEIRGKTLNHQVYACHLDLASVKSIREFAEKIKNEEEHVHVLINNAGVMRCPAWKTEDGFEMQFGVNHLGHFLLTNLLLDKLKASAPSRVINLASLIHIVGKIDFEDLNWEKKKFDTKKAYCQSKLANVLFTRELAKRLQGTGVTVNAVHPGVVATELGRHTGLHQSQFSSTLLSPFFSMMVKSPELGAQPSVHLAVSEEMEGITGRYYEALTEKEPAPQALDEETALRLWDVSSRLVGLEDEGQSAKSNPPAETLMKAAHPDLLETHRQNPAPAGSAVGL; encoded by the exons ATGAATAGATATATTTTACCCCTGTCTGTATTTGGAACAGTTATTGGAGGTGCTGTTCTACTGAA GAACCATGTGACCGGAGGACGTTGTCCCAGTCAGGCCACCATCAATGGGAAGACCGTCATCATTACAGGAGCCAACGCAGGCATCGGAAAGGAGACCGCCCGAGAACTGGCTCGGAGAG GGGGACGGATCATTATGGGATGTCGGAACATGGAGAAGTGCGAAGCAGCGGCAAAGGAAATAAGAGGGAAGACCCTCAACCATCAAGTTTATGCATGTCACCTCGACCTGGCCTCCGTGAAATCCATCAGAGAGTTtgctgagaaaataaaaaatg AAGAGGAGCATGTGCATGTGCTGATAAACAATGCAGGGGTCATGAGATGTCCAGCTTGGAAAACAGAGGATGGCTTTGAAATGCAGTTTGGAGTTAACCACTTAG GCCACTTCCTGTTGACAAATCTTCTGTTGGATAAGTTGAAAGCGTCCGCCCCCAGCAGAGTGATCAACCTGGCCTCACTCATCCACATTGTGGGAAAGATAGACTTTGAGGACTTGAactgggagaagaagaagttcgATACGAAGAAGGCGTACTGTCAGAGCAAGCTGGCCAATGTTCTGTTCACCAGAGAACTAGCCAAGCGATTACAAG GCACAGGAGTGACCGTGAATGCTGTGCATCCAGGTGTTGTTGCCACGGAGCTCGGGAGGCACACGGGGCTGCACCAATCACAGTTCTCCAGTACTTTACTCA GTCCCTTTTTCTCCATGATGGTGAAGAGCCCGGAGCTTGGGGCCCAGCCCAGCGTCCACCTGGCCGTGTCTGAGGAGATGGAGGGGATAACGGGAAGGTACTACGAAGCGCTGACGGAAAAGGAACCAGCGCCCCAGGCCCTGGACGAGGAGACGGCGCTCAGGCTGTGGGACGTCAGCAGCAGGCTGGTGGGACTGGAGGACGAGGGTCAGTCCGCTAAATCAAACCCTCCAGCAGAAACTCTGATGAAAGCTGCGCATCCAGACCTGTtggagacacacagacagaacccaGCACCAGCCGGCAGTGCTGTGGGGCTGTAG